A genomic region of Bradyrhizobium sp. ORS 278 contains the following coding sequences:
- a CDS encoding amidohydrolase family protein: protein MYRTAAGDEIFVIDGHTHFWDGSPANQKNIHGKQFIDCFYAYHANLSPPSEKWEKEKFEKYDAKTMFDDLFVSGYDDMAILQPTYLTDFYKNGFNTTERNAAMKKSHPDRFILNGAFDPRDGSKGLEDLHALAEKYKLQGVKLYTAEWRGESKGYKLSDKDSYKYLEAAQKLGIKNVHVHKGPTIIPLNRDAFDVADIDDVATSFQDLNFIVEHCGLPRLDDFCWIATQETNVYAGIAVALPFIHSRPGYFAHVMSELLFWLGPDKILYGSDYGIWTPKWLIDKFMAFEIPEDLTKETGSVLTLENKTKILGLNAARLYGIDVEAQKKKIRAGGGYAHLSEPVPA from the coding sequence ATGTACAGAACGGCTGCGGGCGACGAGATATTCGTGATCGACGGGCACACCCACTTCTGGGACGGCAGCCCGGCCAACCAGAAGAACATTCACGGCAAGCAGTTCATCGACTGCTTCTATGCCTACCACGCCAACCTCAGCCCGCCCTCGGAGAAGTGGGAAAAGGAGAAGTTCGAAAAATACGACGCGAAGACCATGTTCGACGATCTGTTCGTGTCGGGCTACGACGACATGGCCATCCTGCAGCCCACATACCTGACGGATTTCTACAAGAACGGCTTCAACACCACGGAGCGCAACGCCGCGATGAAGAAGAGCCATCCGGACCGCTTCATCCTCAATGGCGCCTTCGATCCGCGGGACGGCAGCAAGGGCCTCGAGGATCTGCACGCGCTGGCCGAGAAATACAAGCTGCAGGGTGTGAAGCTGTACACCGCCGAATGGCGCGGCGAGTCCAAGGGCTACAAGCTCTCCGACAAGGACTCCTACAAATATCTCGAGGCGGCGCAGAAGCTCGGCATCAAGAACGTCCACGTCCACAAGGGGCCGACGATCATTCCCCTGAACCGGGATGCGTTCGATGTCGCCGACATCGACGACGTCGCCACCTCGTTCCAGGATCTCAACTTCATCGTCGAACATTGCGGGCTACCGCGGCTGGACGATTTCTGCTGGATCGCCACCCAGGAGACCAATGTCTATGCGGGGATCGCGGTGGCTCTCCCGTTCATCCATTCGCGGCCGGGCTATTTCGCCCATGTGATGTCGGAGCTGCTGTTCTGGCTCGGGCCGGACAAGATCCTGTATGGCAGCGACTACGGCATCTGGACTCCGAAATGGCTGATCGACAAGTTCATGGCGTTTGAGATTCCGGAGGACCTCACCAAGGAGACCGGATCGGTCCTGACGCTGGAGAACAAGACCAAGATCCTCGGTCTCAACGCCGCGCGGCTCTACGGCATTGACGTCGAAGCCCAGAAGAAGAAGATCCGCGCCGGCGGCGGCTACGCGCATCTGTCCGAACCCGTTCCGGCGTGA
- a CDS encoding MmoB/DmpM family protein: MMQEADNIFKPMKDIKFEDTVSNQCGVTMNDSVEARAIADVMSRHDHITVTYMPAMIRIDGIGKMEFKMDEISEELGREMTPHLFEIATSTHYGRMVMVDDNTVVLFGDMNEMMKYIA, translated from the coding sequence ATGATGCAGGAAGCCGACAACATCTTCAAACCGATGAAGGACATCAAGTTCGAGGACACGGTGTCCAACCAATGCGGAGTGACCATGAACGACAGCGTCGAGGCACGCGCCATCGCCGACGTCATGAGCCGCCACGACCATATCACCGTGACCTACATGCCGGCGATGATCCGGATCGATGGCATCGGCAAGATGGAATTCAAGATGGACGAGATCTCCGAGGAGCTCGGCCGCGAAATGACGCCGCATCTGTTCGAGATCGCGACATCGACGCATTACGGCCGGATGGTCATGGTCGACGACAACACGGTCGTGCTGTTCGGCGACATGAACGAGATGATGAAATACATCGCCTGA
- a CDS encoding aromatic/alkene monooxygenase hydroxylase subunit beta has protein sequence MSAQASGATAEPVVKSGAAGSAVFPGSDSRRYNYFEPKGRKATHYEDMTVDVQPDPERYLLQDWIISFPDGTPTYSKDWTAAKSSNWHKFRAVDQEWERTHYQRQSTICGMVQNTIENGRKSGAPARFDPAWVKILQNHLGAYKHAEFGLGTSTMQAQRYGYTQMVNNAILTNSSYKLRFAQDITLYLSEIALDLPGFDVNAGKQHWLDDPIWQGVRKSIESVMGSNDYLEQYFATNVVFEPLVGELFRSGFLMQAASAQNDFITPAVVSAAEADYERNLANTVELFHILGTDAQHSAHNIALFNKWLAKHAELALDAANRLQPIWSQPRVKVVSFNDALGQAKNRIRGIAAELGLTVPASLT, from the coding sequence ATGAGTGCACAAGCAAGCGGAGCCACTGCGGAGCCGGTCGTCAAATCCGGCGCGGCGGGATCGGCCGTGTTTCCCGGTTCCGACAGCCGCAGATATAACTATTTCGAGCCGAAGGGCCGCAAGGCCACGCACTACGAGGACATGACCGTCGACGTTCAGCCGGATCCCGAGCGCTATCTGCTGCAGGACTGGATCATCTCCTTCCCGGACGGCACGCCGACCTACAGCAAGGACTGGACGGCGGCGAAGAGCTCCAACTGGCACAAGTTCCGCGCCGTCGACCAGGAGTGGGAACGGACGCACTACCAGCGGCAGTCGACGATCTGCGGCATGGTGCAGAACACCATCGAGAACGGCCGCAAGTCCGGCGCGCCGGCGCGCTTCGATCCCGCCTGGGTGAAGATCCTGCAGAATCATCTCGGCGCCTACAAGCATGCCGAATTCGGGCTCGGCACGTCGACCATGCAGGCGCAGCGCTATGGCTACACCCAGATGGTGAACAATGCGATCCTGACCAACTCGTCCTACAAGCTGCGCTTTGCCCAGGACATCACGCTGTATCTGAGCGAGATCGCGCTCGATCTTCCCGGCTTCGACGTCAATGCCGGCAAGCAGCATTGGCTGGACGATCCGATCTGGCAGGGCGTGCGCAAGTCGATCGAGTCGGTGATGGGATCGAACGATTATCTGGAACAGTATTTCGCCACCAACGTGGTGTTCGAGCCTCTTGTCGGCGAGCTGTTCCGGTCCGGCTTCCTGATGCAGGCCGCATCGGCCCAGAACGACTTCATCACCCCGGCCGTGGTCTCCGCGGCGGAGGCCGACTACGAGCGCAACCTCGCCAACACGGTCGAGCTGTTCCACATCCTCGGCACCGATGCGCAGCACTCGGCGCACAATATCGCGCTGTTCAACAAATGGCTGGCCAAGCACGCCGAGCTCGCGCTCGACGCCGCCAACCGGCTGCAGCCGATCTGGTCGCAGCCGCGTGTCAAGGTCGTCTCGTTCAACGACGCGCTCGGTCAGGCCAAGAACCGGATCAGGGGCATCGCCGCCGAGCTTGGCCTGACGGTTCCGGCCAGTCTGACCTAG
- a CDS encoding NADH:ubiquinone reductase (Na(+)-transporting) subunit F, whose translation MSMSVGTKAAVTDVQVHKVRFEPVGIEMEVAEGETVLDAAFRQGISLMHGCKEGQCGSCKSKLVDGDIELLKYSTFALPDYESENGHVLLCRTHAYSDVSFELLNYDEDMLRRSIAVKTFRGHVTGITALTSDIRLLEIEIDKPMKFWAGQYVDLTIDDGRITRAFSMANAPGEGTRLSFIIKKYPNGAFSSQLDGGLDVGSVVLAKGPYGTCFRREERPGPMLLIGGGSGMSPLWSILADHIASGEQRPIRFFYGARSRADLFHLDELAAIGRELADFRFVPALSHATDEDHWDGETGFVHEVVARHLKQERLAGVIDAYACGPTQMIDAVLPVLQINGVEPDHIYFDKFTPAVR comes from the coding sequence ATGTCGATGTCGGTTGGGACCAAGGCTGCCGTGACGGACGTGCAGGTGCACAAGGTTCGATTCGAGCCTGTCGGCATCGAGATGGAGGTCGCGGAAGGCGAGACCGTGCTCGATGCGGCGTTCCGGCAGGGCATCTCGCTGATGCATGGCTGCAAGGAAGGGCAGTGCGGCAGCTGCAAGTCGAAGCTCGTCGACGGCGACATCGAGCTGCTGAAATATTCGACCTTCGCGCTGCCCGACTACGAAAGCGAGAACGGTCATGTCCTGCTGTGCCGGACGCACGCCTATAGCGACGTCAGCTTCGAGCTGCTCAATTACGACGAGGACATGCTGAGGCGATCGATCGCGGTCAAGACCTTCCGCGGACACGTCACGGGCATCACCGCCTTGACCTCGGACATCCGGTTGCTGGAGATCGAGATCGACAAGCCGATGAAGTTCTGGGCCGGCCAGTATGTCGACCTGACGATCGACGACGGCCGTATTACCCGTGCCTTCTCGATGGCCAATGCGCCAGGCGAGGGGACGCGGCTGAGCTTCATCATCAAGAAATATCCGAATGGCGCCTTCTCTTCGCAGCTGGACGGCGGGCTCGATGTCGGCAGCGTCGTGTTGGCGAAAGGCCCCTACGGCACCTGCTTCCGGCGCGAAGAACGCCCGGGCCCGATGCTGCTGATCGGGGGAGGGTCGGGGATGTCGCCGCTATGGTCGATCCTGGCCGATCACATCGCGAGCGGGGAACAGCGCCCGATCCGCTTCTTTTATGGCGCGAGGTCGCGCGCGGACCTGTTCCATCTCGATGAGCTCGCGGCCATCGGCCGGGAGCTCGCGGATTTCCGGTTCGTGCCGGCGCTGTCGCATGCGACGGACGAGGATCATTGGGACGGTGAGACCGGCTTCGTGCACGAGGTCGTCGCGCGTCACCTCAAGCAGGAGCGGCTGGCGGGGGTTATCGACGCCTATGCCTGCGGTCCGACGCAGATGATCGATGCGGTGCTTCCGGTCCTGCAGATCAACGGCGTCGAGCCGGACCACATCTATTTCGACAAGTTTACGCCGGCGGTGCGATGA
- a CDS encoding aromatic/alkene/methane monooxygenase hydroxylase/oxygenase subunit alpha, translating into MSASLTLNKITAQKGITIAEAASRVADLGWTPSYVQEAMTFPTDYKISKTPRDPMKQVLRSYFPMQEEKDNRVYGALDAALRGDMFRNVEPRWVEWMKLFLAIIPFPEISAARSMAMVGRLAPGEELRTGFTMQMVDEFRHSTIQMNLKKWYMENYIDPAGFDITEAAFGKCYATTIGRQFAEGFLTGDAITAANVYLTVVAETAFTNTLFVAMPSEAARNGDYALPTVFLSVQSDESRHIGNGHSMLMAMINDPSNHQLLERDLKYAFWQNHAIVDAAIGTFIEYGTTNRDKNKESYAELWHRWIYEDYYRTYMLPLEKYGIKIHHDDVAAAWDRIVKKNYVHKTAQFFAVGWSANFWRIEAQTEKDFEWFEHKYPGWYAEFGDFWKWYAKLSVPGETNILFNSDVGYVYPHRCWSCMVPCLIREDFVCDEVDGKIYTYCSEGCRWTHKVAFAAEYEGRPTPAMGRFSGRREWEDCYHGWDIADAIKDLGFVRPDGKTLTAQPHLRFDAKDMWTLDHVRGHQLGSPLRGFRALSPIEREIAVADYRKGFTINPCH; encoded by the coding sequence ATGTCTGCAAGTCTGACGCTCAACAAGATTACGGCACAGAAGGGCATTACGATCGCCGAGGCAGCTAGTCGCGTCGCTGATCTCGGCTGGACGCCGAGCTATGTCCAGGAAGCGATGACGTTCCCGACGGACTACAAGATTTCCAAGACTCCCCGCGATCCGATGAAGCAGGTCCTGCGCTCCTATTTCCCGATGCAGGAGGAGAAGGACAACCGCGTCTACGGCGCGCTCGACGCCGCCTTGCGCGGCGACATGTTCCGCAATGTCGAGCCGCGCTGGGTCGAATGGATGAAGCTGTTCCTGGCCATCATTCCGTTCCCGGAGATCTCGGCGGCGCGATCGATGGCGATGGTCGGCCGGCTGGCGCCGGGCGAAGAGCTGCGCACCGGCTTCACAATGCAGATGGTCGACGAGTTCCGGCACTCGACGATCCAGATGAACCTCAAGAAGTGGTACATGGAGAATTACATCGATCCGGCCGGGTTCGACATCACCGAGGCCGCGTTCGGCAAGTGCTACGCCACCACGATCGGGCGGCAGTTCGCCGAGGGCTTTCTCACCGGCGACGCGATCACCGCGGCCAACGTGTACCTGACGGTGGTGGCCGAGACCGCGTTCACCAACACGCTGTTCGTGGCGATGCCGTCGGAGGCCGCGCGCAACGGCGACTATGCGCTGCCGACGGTGTTCCTGTCGGTGCAGTCGGATGAATCGCGTCACATCGGCAACGGCCATTCGATGCTGATGGCGATGATCAACGATCCGTCGAACCACCAGCTGCTCGAGCGCGACCTTAAATATGCGTTCTGGCAGAACCATGCCATCGTCGACGCCGCGATCGGTACCTTCATCGAATACGGCACCACCAACCGCGACAAGAACAAGGAGTCCTATGCGGAGCTGTGGCACCGCTGGATCTATGAAGACTACTACCGGACCTACATGCTGCCGCTGGAGAAGTACGGCATCAAGATCCACCATGACGATGTCGCCGCCGCCTGGGACCGAATCGTCAAGAAGAACTACGTCCACAAGACCGCCCAGTTCTTCGCGGTCGGCTGGTCCGCGAACTTCTGGCGAATCGAGGCCCAGACCGAGAAGGACTTCGAGTGGTTCGAGCACAAGTACCCCGGCTGGTACGCCGAGTTCGGTGACTTCTGGAAGTGGTATGCGAAGCTGAGCGTGCCGGGCGAGACCAACATCCTGTTCAACAGCGACGTGGGTTACGTGTACCCGCATCGGTGCTGGAGCTGCATGGTGCCTTGCCTGATCCGCGAGGACTTCGTCTGCGACGAGGTCGACGGCAAGATCTACACCTACTGCTCGGAAGGCTGCCGCTGGACCCACAAGGTGGCGTTCGCCGCCGAGTATGAGGGCCGACCCACGCCTGCGATGGGCCGCTTCAGCGGTCGCCGCGAGTGGGAGGACTGCTACCACGGCTGGGACATCGCCGACGCCATCAAGGATCTCGGCTTCGTCCGTCCGGATGGCAAGACCCTGACCGCCCAGCCGCATCTGCGGTTCGACGCCAAGGACATGTGGACGCTCGATCACGTGCGCGGCCATCAGCTCGGCAGCCCGCTGCGGGGCTTCCGCGCGCTCTCGCCGATCGAGCGCGAGATCGCAGTCGCCGATTATCGCAAGGGCTTCACCATCAATCCTTGCCATTGA
- a CDS encoding NAD(P)-dependent alcohol dehydrogenase produces MKAAVLHAFDEKLTSREFVRYEEVPDPKISRPMDVIVRIGGAGVCRTDLHIVEGIWRSKVDVKLPYIMGHENAGWVEAVGPGVEGVKVGDSVICHPLVTSGHCLACRRGNDMHALDSSFPGINANGGYAQYLLTGQRSLIKLPKSLAPKDVAPYTDAGLTAYRAAKKASRHLLPGEYVVVIGAGGLGHIGIQVLAALCAAEIVVVDRSEKSLELAKTCGAHHLVKAEGGEVEAVLALTGGRGAEAVIDFVGEGDAVAKGLAMTANGGTYYIVGYGGKIELPTIDMITTEKSIVGNLVGTYAELVELMALADRGLVTLHTREYRLSEANDALHDLHHGRIHGRAVLIP; encoded by the coding sequence ATGAAGGCCGCGGTGCTCCATGCGTTCGATGAGAAGCTGACCTCGAGAGAGTTCGTCAGATACGAGGAGGTTCCCGACCCGAAGATCTCGCGTCCGATGGACGTGATCGTGCGCATCGGTGGCGCCGGCGTCTGCCGTACCGATCTTCACATCGTCGAGGGAATCTGGCGCAGCAAGGTCGACGTCAAGCTCCCCTACATCATGGGTCATGAAAACGCGGGCTGGGTCGAGGCGGTCGGTCCCGGTGTCGAGGGCGTCAAGGTCGGTGACAGCGTCATCTGTCACCCGCTGGTGACCAGCGGCCATTGTCTGGCATGCAGGCGCGGCAACGACATGCATGCGCTCGACAGTAGCTTTCCCGGCATCAATGCCAATGGCGGCTACGCGCAATATCTGCTGACCGGACAGCGCTCGTTGATCAAGCTGCCGAAGTCGCTGGCGCCAAAGGACGTCGCTCCCTACACGGACGCGGGATTGACCGCCTACCGCGCCGCCAAGAAAGCGTCGCGCCACCTGCTGCCTGGCGAATATGTCGTGGTGATCGGGGCAGGCGGTCTCGGCCATATCGGCATCCAGGTTCTCGCGGCGCTATGCGCGGCGGAGATCGTCGTCGTCGACCGCTCCGAGAAATCGCTGGAGCTCGCCAAGACCTGTGGCGCGCATCACCTGGTCAAGGCTGAGGGCGGCGAGGTCGAGGCGGTGCTGGCGCTGACCGGCGGGCGTGGGGCTGAGGCGGTGATCGACTTCGTCGGCGAGGGCGATGCGGTGGCCAAGGGACTGGCGATGACCGCCAATGGCGGCACCTACTACATCGTCGGTTACGGCGGCAAGATCGAGCTGCCGACCATCGACATGATCACGACCGAGAAGAGCATCGTCGGCAACCTGGTCGGCACCTATGCCGAGCTGGTCGAATTGATGGCGCTCGCGGACCGCGGTCTCGTGACGCTGCACACCAGGGAATACCGGCTCAGCGAGGCCAATGATGCGCTCCACGATCTGCATCATGGGCGCATCCACGGACGTGCCGTGCTGATTCCTTGA
- a CDS encoding sigma-54-dependent Fis family transcriptional regulator, with protein sequence MLPGSRRLDGAWLKLDDQDQPPGGQMSADIYDSWMRCITMGLDALRPPSPEFVDAAVLRQEQQRCSLVRGLALAEMHTLHQQIAGSNFMIAFATAEGLLLDIISDSSFSDASDAACIRAGSLWTESICGTNGLGTAAFLKRPIVVHGREHFFARYNNLTCVAAPIFGPDGEVAGILDASSDCMSRQAHTQALVAMAATQIENGLFREQHRGDILIAFHNRGEYLHTLSAGLLAVDNDGRILAANRAARVLLHGLPAFAGRPFGDVFRGRFSDFVDEGRRMERQRLEDDVGSQFVATIENSRQFPMTHRVVSPRPTPLKSPAAPFVSADQRIAAIVQRVAVAATRKMPILIRGETGTGKEQMARHAHAASRRSGAFVAVNCAALPDSLVEAELFGYTEGAFTGARKGGSAGLFKEADGGTLFLDEIGDMPVTLQAVLLRFLDDWTVRPVGGSTREVDVLLVSATNANLDDAIAKGRFRSDLLFRLNTLEVTLLPLRERNDFADIARHLMHKIDPSIALSEAAIQRLAQRSWDGNIRELRNALARLSLSETGLVIDAATVDAVIGADRPEGMAAKITVDRAAVEDGAPADLHEIQRALVLSTYADTGNNISKTARRLGISRNTVYRALRGKPE encoded by the coding sequence ATGCTGCCAGGCAGCCGACGCCTCGATGGCGCATGGTTGAAGCTGGACGATCAGGATCAGCCGCCAGGCGGTCAGATGTCGGCCGACATCTACGACAGCTGGATGCGCTGCATCACGATGGGTCTCGATGCGCTGCGCCCACCCTCGCCTGAATTCGTCGATGCCGCCGTGCTGCGGCAGGAGCAGCAGCGCTGCTCGCTGGTGCGCGGCCTCGCTCTGGCGGAGATGCACACGCTGCATCAGCAGATCGCCGGCTCGAACTTCATGATCGCGTTTGCAACCGCCGAAGGGCTGCTGCTCGACATCATCTCCGACTCGAGCTTCAGCGACGCCTCGGATGCCGCCTGTATCCGCGCCGGCTCGCTCTGGACCGAAAGCATCTGCGGCACCAACGGGCTCGGAACGGCGGCCTTTCTCAAGCGGCCGATCGTCGTGCATGGACGCGAGCACTTCTTCGCCCGCTACAACAATCTGACCTGCGTGGCGGCGCCGATCTTTGGGCCCGACGGCGAGGTCGCCGGCATCCTCGACGCATCGTCCGACTGCATGTCGCGGCAGGCGCACACCCAGGCGCTGGTCGCGATGGCCGCCACTCAGATCGAGAACGGGCTGTTCCGCGAGCAGCATCGCGGCGACATCCTGATCGCCTTTCACAACCGCGGCGAATATCTGCATACGTTGAGTGCCGGCCTGCTCGCCGTCGACAATGACGGCCGCATTCTCGCCGCCAACCGCGCCGCGCGCGTGCTGCTGCATGGACTGCCCGCCTTCGCCGGCCGCCCGTTCGGCGATGTCTTCCGGGGCCGGTTCAGCGACTTCGTCGACGAGGGCCGGCGCATGGAGCGGCAGCGGCTCGAGGACGACGTCGGCAGCCAGTTCGTTGCCACGATCGAGAACAGCCGCCAGTTTCCGATGACGCATCGGGTGGTGTCGCCGCGACCGACACCGCTGAAGAGCCCCGCGGCGCCGTTCGTCTCGGCCGATCAGCGGATCGCGGCCATCGTGCAGCGGGTCGCTGTCGCTGCCACACGCAAGATGCCGATCCTCATCCGTGGCGAGACCGGCACCGGCAAGGAGCAGATGGCGCGACACGCGCATGCCGCGAGCCGGCGCAGTGGCGCGTTCGTCGCGGTCAATTGCGCGGCCCTCCCCGACAGCCTGGTCGAGGCCGAGCTGTTCGGCTATACAGAGGGCGCGTTCACCGGCGCCCGCAAGGGCGGCTCGGCCGGCCTGTTCAAGGAAGCCGATGGCGGCACGCTGTTCCTCGACGAGATCGGCGACATGCCGGTGACCCTGCAGGCGGTGCTGCTGCGCTTCCTCGACGACTGGACCGTTCGGCCGGTCGGCGGCAGCACGCGTGAAGTCGATGTGCTCCTGGTCTCGGCCACCAACGCCAATCTCGACGACGCCATCGCGAAGGGCCGGTTCAGATCCGATCTGCTGTTTCGCCTCAACACGCTCGAGGTCACGCTGCTGCCGCTGCGCGAACGCAACGACTTCGCCGACATCGCGCGCCATCTGATGCACAAGATCGATCCGTCGATCGCGCTGTCCGAAGCTGCGATTCAACGGCTGGCGCAACGGAGCTGGGACGGCAACATCCGCGAGCTCCGCAACGCGCTGGCCCGGCTCTCGCTCAGCGAGACCGGCCTAGTGATCGACGCCGCCACCGTCGATGCCGTCATCGGGGCCGATCGCCCTGAGGGAATGGCGGCGAAGATCACCGTGGACAGAGCTGCCGTGGAGGACGGCGCTCCAGCCGACCTGCACGAGATCCAGCGCGCGCTCGTGCTCAGCACCTATGCCGACACCGGCAACAACATCAGCAAGACCGCGCGGCGGCTCGGCATCTCGCGCAACACCGTCTATCGCGCGCTGCGCGGCAAGCCGGAGTAA
- a CDS encoding SseB family protein yields MFEPENSLEALMQAAGRDPAIIPRFYRALLEAEIYVLTPEAPIEPGQRRSLAREERINVASVEFQGLTWLPAFTSRKRISDYVKAPEACLGAAARDLFRMLPNANFWFNPLSECQKPMPASEIALLMDGTIFDKLQMADASRHPSR; encoded by the coding sequence ATGTTCGAACCGGAGAACAGTCTCGAAGCGCTGATGCAGGCGGCCGGCCGCGATCCCGCGATCATTCCGCGGTTCTACCGCGCGCTGCTCGAGGCCGAGATCTATGTCCTGACACCGGAGGCCCCGATCGAGCCCGGCCAGCGCCGCTCGCTCGCGCGCGAGGAGCGGATCAACGTCGCAAGCGTCGAATTCCAGGGCCTGACATGGCTGCCGGCGTTCACCTCGCGGAAGCGCATCTCGGACTATGTCAAGGCGCCGGAAGCCTGTCTCGGCGCTGCGGCCCGCGATCTGTTCCGAATGCTGCCCAACGCAAACTTCTGGTTCAACCCGTTATCCGAGTGCCAGAAGCCGATGCCTGCAAGCGAGATCGCGTTGCTGATGGACGGAACGATTTTCGACAAGCTCCAGATGGCGGACGCGTCCCGGCACCCGAGCCGGTGA
- a CDS encoding urea amidolyase associated protein UAAP2 → MTPTDPGPIVYGSDIPAEQPWSRVLRKGQTLRIIDSEGEQAVDALMYAADDTAERYSAQDTLRVQGSAYLELGTKLISNRGRVMARITADTCGRHDTSAGCCSCESNAVRFGEATRYLHACRENFILELSRHGLTKRDIVSNLNFFMNVPIEPSGNFTVLDGPSAPGNYVDVTAEMDVLFVISNCPQVNNPCNGFDPTPIRVEIRETSAAPEPSTVT, encoded by the coding sequence ATGACACCGACCGACCCGGGCCCTATCGTCTATGGCTCCGACATTCCCGCCGAGCAGCCCTGGTCGCGCGTGCTGAGGAAAGGCCAGACGCTGCGCATCATCGACAGTGAAGGCGAGCAGGCGGTGGATGCGCTGATGTACGCCGCCGATGACACCGCCGAGCGCTACAGCGCGCAGGACACGCTGCGTGTCCAGGGCTCGGCCTATCTCGAGCTCGGCACGAAGCTGATCTCCAACCGCGGCCGCGTGATGGCGCGGATCACGGCGGACACCTGCGGCCGCCACGACACCTCGGCCGGGTGTTGTTCCTGCGAGAGCAATGCCGTGCGTTTCGGCGAGGCGACGCGCTATCTGCATGCCTGCCGGGAGAACTTCATCCTGGAGCTGTCGCGGCATGGTCTGACCAAGCGCGATATCGTCTCCAACCTGAATTTCTTCATGAACGTCCCGATCGAACCGTCGGGCAATTTCACCGTGCTGGACGGCCCCTCCGCGCCGGGCAACTATGTCGACGTGACCGCCGAGATGGACGTGCTGTTCGTGATCTCGAATTGTCCGCAGGTCAACAACCCCTGCAACGGTTTCGATCCGACCCCGATCCGCGTCGAGATCAGGGAGACGTCCGCGGCACCGGAGCCCTCAACAGTGACCTGA
- a CDS encoding DUF1989 domain-containing protein — MCAAHGEVTRNTLANFISAAAKIGLDVRDIPPCVTFFAPVTTDAAGRFVWHAARKRAGDFVDLRAEMNLIVAVSNCAHPLDPARPAATTPITLTQHRPPPPTADDVCRTASPEAARAYAFTDQLFA; from the coding sequence TTGTGCGCTGCCCATGGCGAGGTGACGCGCAACACGCTGGCGAACTTCATCTCCGCCGCCGCCAAGATCGGACTGGACGTGCGCGACATCCCGCCCTGCGTGACGTTCTTTGCGCCGGTCACCACGGATGCCGCCGGCCGCTTCGTCTGGCACGCCGCGCGCAAGCGTGCCGGCGATTTCGTCGATCTGCGTGCCGAGATGAACCTGATCGTCGCGGTCTCGAACTGCGCCCATCCGCTGGATCCGGCACGGCCGGCAGCAACCACGCCGATCACGCTGACCCAACACCGGCCGCCGCCGCCCACCGCAGACGACGTCTGCCGCACGGCGTCGCCGGAAGCCGCGAGGGCCTATGCCTTCACCGATCAGCTGTTCGCCTGA
- a CDS encoding ABC transporter substrate-binding protein, which yields MTRVLLAASLLLALTVSAVAQVTLRVGDQKGNARAVMEAAGVLKDVPYTIAWKEFVAAAPLLEAVSAGAIDTGLVGDAPFTFAAASGVPVKAIAAIRQTQEGLAVLVPENSPIKSFDDLKGRKIATGRGSIGHQLVLAALESRGWTASDIQLVFLPPSDAKVAYTQGSVDAWSTWEPYVSQEEVLFQSRRIITGEGLTPGLSFQVATPAAIKDNRAALEDFVQRLAAARAWSLGNIESYAETWGRLMNIPSAVPLNWLKRAQVRIVPVDDTVVADEQKTIDLYTRTGLIKERLDAAAVLDRSFTAAITKGAGP from the coding sequence ATGACGCGCGTTCTCCTTGCCGCGAGCCTGCTACTCGCGTTGACAGTCTCCGCCGTCGCGCAAGTCACCTTGCGTGTCGGTGACCAGAAGGGCAATGCGCGCGCCGTGATGGAAGCGGCGGGCGTGCTCAAGGATGTGCCTTATACGATCGCGTGGAAGGAATTCGTCGCCGCCGCGCCGCTCCTGGAAGCGGTCAGCGCCGGCGCGATCGACACCGGCCTCGTCGGCGATGCGCCCTTCACCTTTGCCGCTGCCTCCGGCGTGCCGGTCAAGGCGATCGCTGCAATCCGCCAGACCCAGGAGGGGCTGGCGGTGCTGGTGCCGGAGAATTCGCCGATCAAGAGCTTCGACGATCTCAAGGGCCGGAAGATCGCGACCGGCCGCGGCTCGATCGGACACCAGCTGGTCCTTGCGGCGCTGGAATCGCGGGGCTGGACCGCCAGCGACATCCAGCTCGTCTTCCTGCCGCCGTCGGATGCCAAGGTCGCCTATACGCAAGGCTCCGTGGATGCGTGGTCGACCTGGGAGCCTTATGTCAGCCAGGAGGAGGTTCTGTTCCAGTCCCGGCGCATTATCACCGGCGAGGGGTTGACGCCCGGCCTGAGTTTTCAGGTCGCTACGCCAGCTGCGATCAAGGACAACCGCGCGGCGCTGGAGGATTTCGTCCAGCGGCTTGCCGCGGCCCGCGCCTGGTCGCTCGGCAATATCGAGAGCTACGCCGAGACCTGGGGCCGGCTGATGAACATCCCGTCCGCCGTACCGCTCAACTGGCTCAAGCGCGCCCAGGTCCGCATCGTCCCGGTCGACGACACCGTCGTCGCCGACGAGCAGAAGACGATCGATCTCTACACGCGCACAGGCCTGATCAAGGAGCGGTTGGATGCGGCGGCCGTCCTCGACCGGTCATTCACCGCGGCGATCACGAAGGGGGCGGGGCCTTGA